The DNA window AAAGACTGACGAAGGTGAAATACCCCCCCCGGCCCTGGAGAATGCTCAGGTGGGCGATGAAAACCAGCATGAGGAACAGGTAGCCCAGCTTTTTTCTTATTCGATCCGACACCTTGAAATAGTAGGAGGCCATGAGACTGCCGAGTACAAGCAGGATGGAGAGGGTGTTGTATCCTTTTCCGAAACCTGTATATCGATCCCGCAGGGCCGTGGGGACCACTCCGCCTGCTTGTAGAAAGCCTGCCACGGCATTCAGAAGGAGCCCCAAGAAAAGGGCCTTGACAAGATACTCCTTCCGGTTCCCCTTATTGGAGATCCCGGCCGCCGCCAGGGCATAGAGCCAGTAATAGGTCTTCTCCGCAAAGTTGAGCCCTAGTCCCCCGGGATCCGGGCTGTATATCAACCCGATCCAGGGAAGAAGGACCAGCGCCAAGACAGGGAGGAAACGAGCCTCCCTCAGGTAACGATTCCGTTTTTTCCAGATCTCTCCCGTAAAGATCCACGCCGCTAAAGCGCTTACCCCTAGGATCGTAAACGGGGAAGTCCCGATGGGCAGGGCGAGGAGCGCCCCACAAAGAAGTATAACGGTCCAGCCCTCC is part of the Deltaproteobacteria bacterium genome and encodes:
- a CDS encoding O-antigen ligase family protein; the encoded protein is MGDPMSREDKTTTRTSGPRIQIVRSPEGWTVILLCGALLALPIGTSPFTILGVSALAAWIFTGEIWKKRNRYLREARFLPVLALVLLPWIGLIYSPDPGGLGLNFAEKTYYWLYALAAAGISNKGNRKEYLVKALFLGLLLNAVAGFLQAGGVVPTALRDRYTGFGKGYNTLSILLVLGSLMASYYFKVSDRIRKKLGYLFLMLVFIAHLSILQGRGGYFTFVSLSPIIAYNLAGGKRLWISGLAFIALVGVLAASPMVRERVKELVQDTVNQLRTEKDIAWGKRYHEDDPNQRIDRIYMWRWAIELFLEHPFRGVGTGGFYQSLLAGGGGRGGCSGCCSRRDGVTGGTQ